The following are encoded together in the Bradymonas sediminis genome:
- a CDS encoding type II and III secretion system protein family protein has translation MRQYKRLGLLLVMLLASSAVVVTHAPSEVHAQAPDKEFNLAVGETLTFSGRGVRSVSIGLPNIADAQVISNGQLLVTAKQPGTTTININGSSGQRTLLVRVVGTNPQSLAEEVREVLGSASGVEVRVVKGRVLLEGEVSGEQFKRKIDVMTGLYPNQLLNFTTYREAFVEDARMVAVDLYFVQLATVNRDELGVKWGQFVGANYTFGTGDVPLYYGNNAQLESGVLPGKTGTLLSEPARLTGGDGLTSYFSMVGQVNVALDFLVSNGLVKTINHGKIITEAGKAAEYHNGGTLLIKIAGTQVATLEEIPYGLEVKVTPVIDVNDQVKLDIVMDFSELDYSNAVDNIPALRNTSVVSVVNTVADQSVLISSQMNINDTSNTSGIWMLSRIPILGWMFKSRNFLGSSLDNALFVTPRVYKPGKQVHEEMIDGVFKGLMDAGAEPEDLPDLMTQKASRSAAPAAPAETQEDPALLE, from the coding sequence ATGCGGCAGTACAAACGGTTGGGACTACTCTTAGTGATGTTGCTTGCGAGTTCGGCAGTCGTGGTGACCCACGCGCCGAGTGAAGTTCATGCACAGGCGCCGGACAAAGAGTTTAATCTCGCGGTCGGCGAGACGCTGACCTTCAGTGGTCGTGGTGTGCGTTCGGTAAGTATCGGACTTCCCAATATCGCGGACGCCCAGGTCATCAGCAACGGACAACTCTTGGTGACCGCCAAGCAGCCCGGCACGACCACCATCAATATCAACGGCAGCAGCGGACAGCGCACCCTCTTGGTCCGCGTCGTCGGCACCAACCCGCAGTCGCTGGCCGAAGAGGTCCGCGAGGTGCTCGGGTCGGCCTCGGGCGTCGAAGTTCGCGTGGTGAAGGGGCGCGTCCTGCTCGAGGGCGAGGTGTCCGGCGAGCAGTTTAAGCGCAAGATCGACGTGATGACGGGGCTTTACCCCAACCAACTGCTTAACTTCACGACCTATCGCGAGGCGTTCGTTGAGGACGCTCGCATGGTCGCCGTGGACCTCTACTTCGTCCAACTCGCCACCGTGAATCGTGACGAGCTTGGCGTGAAGTGGGGCCAGTTTGTCGGGGCGAACTATACGTTCGGCACCGGCGATGTGCCGCTGTATTACGGCAATAACGCTCAGCTCGAGTCGGGCGTGCTGCCCGGTAAGACCGGCACCCTGCTCTCGGAGCCGGCCCGGCTCACCGGCGGCGACGGCCTGACCTCCTATTTCTCGATGGTCGGCCAGGTCAACGTTGCCCTGGACTTCCTGGTCTCCAACGGCCTGGTCAAGACCATCAACCATGGCAAGATCATCACCGAGGCAGGCAAGGCCGCCGAGTATCATAACGGTGGTACGCTGCTGATTAAGATCGCCGGCACGCAGGTCGCGACCCTCGAAGAGATCCCGTACGGGCTCGAGGTCAAAGTCACGCCGGTTATCGACGTAAATGACCAGGTGAAGCTCGACATCGTCATGGACTTCAGCGAGCTGGATTACTCCAACGCCGTCGACAATATCCCCGCGCTGCGAAACACCTCGGTCGTCAGCGTGGTCAACACCGTGGCTGACCAGTCGGTGCTGATCTCGAGCCAGATGAATATCAACGATACCTCCAACACCAGCGGTATCTGGATGCTCTCGCGCATTCCGATCCTCGGCTGGATGTTCAAGAGCCGCAACTTCCTGGGCAGCTCCCTGGATAACGCGCTCTTCGTGACGCCGCGGGTCTACAAGCCGGGCAAGCAGGTTCATGAAGAGATGATCGACGGCGTCTTTAAGGGACTGATGGACGCCGGCGCGGAACCCGAGGACCTGCCGGACCTTATGACCCAAAAGGCATCTCGTAGTGCTGCCCCTGCGGCGCCTGCTGAGACGCAAGAGGACCCGGCGCTTCTGGAGTAA
- a CDS encoding ATPase, T2SS/T4P/T4SS family — protein sequence MKQIRVLDSNGQEYLYPVDKAVAEVSLGRSKSNDIVLSSKAVSRRHAIIKVMGERIVLVNQSANGVLVGNQRVDRVHELALGEFAAIDTYQFCVEDVAGQVGHQRAPRRRDRVAGRRESRGSASTTAHMPAQSRPRATSRPAISEGAALAAAPSPPLASASPLGNHRDLDSYLGKIAPATDFEEPRINLSGQPVQVIDRAKRMALVEVKAMLHDALKERLDLHSFEITDYRTPRTVRQVSERLKQLLEIHAHAIPPPYSRDDVFKELMDEVCGLGPIEDLIKHRKVTEIMVVDRDHIYAELNGDIVLTDRFFNDEKSMMTVIERIVIPRGRRIDESNPLVDTRLADGSRVNAVIPPLALKDPCLTIRKFPEDRLGVGDLVGFKSMTPEMAKFLGRSVRARKNIVISGGTGSGKTTLLNVLSSFIGVTERVVTIEDAAELQMQQEHVVSLETKPPNLEGKGEVSIRDLVKNALRMRPDRIVVGECRGGEALDMLQAMNTGHDGSMTTVHSNSPTEAISRLETLVLMSGMELPSRAIRQQIANSIDLIVQQSRFSDGSRRISYITEVCGIDEDEHIRLEDIYRYRQTHVDQDMKVHGYHLATGYLPSFLNTFLVQGLADEDDFF from the coding sequence ATGAAGCAAATACGTGTGCTCGATAGTAATGGGCAGGAATATCTCTACCCGGTCGACAAAGCGGTCGCCGAAGTCTCGTTGGGGCGCAGTAAGAGCAACGATATTGTCTTGAGCAGCAAGGCAGTAAGCCGGCGCCACGCGATCATTAAGGTGATGGGGGAGCGCATTGTGCTGGTGAACCAGTCCGCCAACGGCGTTCTGGTGGGTAACCAGCGGGTCGATCGCGTCCACGAACTGGCCCTCGGCGAATTCGCGGCCATCGACACCTATCAATTTTGTGTCGAGGATGTCGCCGGGCAGGTCGGCCATCAGCGCGCGCCACGCCGGCGTGACCGCGTCGCCGGGCGACGGGAATCCCGAGGCAGCGCAAGCACCACCGCGCATATGCCGGCCCAGAGCCGCCCGCGCGCTACCTCCCGCCCCGCGATCAGCGAGGGCGCCGCGCTGGCAGCCGCGCCGTCCCCCCCGCTGGCGTCGGCCTCCCCGCTCGGCAACCACCGTGATCTCGACAGTTATCTTGGCAAAATTGCCCCGGCGACCGACTTCGAGGAGCCGCGCATAAACCTCTCCGGGCAGCCGGTGCAGGTGATCGACCGCGCCAAGCGTATGGCCCTGGTCGAGGTTAAGGCGATGTTGCACGACGCGCTTAAAGAGCGTCTTGACCTCCATAGTTTTGAAATTACCGACTATCGTACTCCGCGCACGGTCCGCCAGGTTTCGGAGCGACTCAAGCAGTTGCTCGAGATTCACGCCCACGCGATCCCGCCCCCTTACAGCCGCGATGACGTCTTCAAGGAGTTGATGGACGAGGTCTGCGGGCTTGGCCCGATTGAGGACCTTATTAAGCACCGAAAGGTCACCGAGATTATGGTCGTCGACCGCGACCATATCTACGCCGAGCTCAACGGGGACATCGTGCTGACGGACCGCTTCTTCAATGACGAGAAGTCGATGATGACCGTCATCGAGCGAATCGTTATCCCGCGCGGCCGCCGCATCGATGAGTCGAACCCGCTGGTCGATACCCGACTCGCCGACGGTTCGCGTGTGAACGCCGTCATTCCGCCGCTCGCCCTTAAAGACCCCTGCCTGACGATTCGTAAATTCCCCGAAGATCGCCTCGGCGTCGGGGACCTGGTGGGCTTTAAGAGTATGACCCCGGAGATGGCTAAATTCCTGGGTCGCTCGGTGCGCGCGCGCAAAAATATCGTCATTTCGGGTGGTACCGGTTCCGGTAAGACGACGCTGCTCAACGTGTTGTCCAGCTTTATTGGGGTGACCGAGCGTGTTGTCACCATTGAGGATGCCGCCGAGCTCCAGATGCAGCAGGAGCACGTGGTCAGCCTTGAGACCAAGCCGCCCAACCTCGAGGGCAAGGGCGAGGTGTCGATCCGTGACCTGGTGAAGAACGCCCTGCGTATGCGCCCCGACCGGATTGTCGTCGGTGAGTGTCGTGGCGGCGAGGCGCTCGACATGCTCCAGGCGATGAACACGGGCCATGACGGCTCGATGACCACGGTCCATAGCAATAGTCCGACCGAGGCGATTTCGCGTCTGGAAACCCTGGTGCTGATGAGCGGCATGGAGCTGCCATCGCGCGCCATCCGCCAGCAGATCGCCAACTCTATCGACCTCATCGTGCAGCAGTCGCGCTTCAGCGACGGCAGCCGGCGCATCTCATATATCACCGAGGTCTGCGGGATCGACGAGGACGAGCATATTCGCCTCGAGGATATCTATCGCTACCGTCAGACCCACGTGGATCAGGATATGAAGGTTCACGGCTACCACCTGGCGACAGGGTATCTGCCGAGCTTTCTCAACACCTTCTTGGTGCAGGGCTTGGCCGATGAGGACGATTTTTTCTAA
- a CDS encoding type II secretion system F family protein translates to MLYLWLALIAVFLACVLAVIGGGDWVAGRVAQERGVYERIVGKELYRLFLNVTPQEFVLIHIFITLAGAGIGVLALGGVIGGVGGLVAGFFAPRLWLKREWSARIRQIDEQIEEAMIYMANSFKANPSLPEAMADVTTAMPAPISQELQVMLREYKLGTPLDDCLIRLQQRMPARNLELAISALLVGRTVGGDIPKILEDIGSTIRESYRLERVIDTQTAQGKMQAWVMGSMPAIVVTVFYLMDPELIGPLFNTLTGYLILSVAIVLNIIGVILILKIVNIRV, encoded by the coding sequence GTGCTCTATCTTTGGTTAGCACTCATCGCAGTTTTTCTAGCCTGTGTCTTGGCCGTCATCGGCGGTGGAGACTGGGTGGCCGGCCGAGTTGCTCAGGAGCGAGGCGTCTACGAGCGCATCGTGGGTAAGGAACTCTACCGGCTCTTCTTGAACGTGACTCCGCAAGAGTTCGTTCTGATCCATATTTTCATCACCCTGGCCGGCGCTGGCATCGGCGTGCTCGCCCTGGGCGGCGTGATCGGCGGTGTGGGCGGGTTGGTCGCCGGGTTCTTCGCGCCGCGCCTGTGGCTCAAGCGCGAGTGGTCCGCGCGAATCCGTCAGATCGACGAGCAGATCGAGGAAGCCATGATCTATATGGCCAACTCCTTTAAGGCGAACCCGTCGCTGCCTGAGGCGATGGCCGACGTCACCACGGCGATGCCTGCGCCTATCAGCCAGGAGCTGCAGGTTATGCTGCGCGAGTACAAACTCGGCACCCCATTGGATGACTGCCTGATTCGCCTGCAGCAGCGCATGCCCGCCCGAAACCTCGAATTGGCGATCTCGGCGCTCCTGGTCGGACGTACCGTCGGCGGCGATATCCCCAAGATTCTTGAAGACATTGGTTCCACCATCCGCGAGAGCTACCGGCTTGAGCGCGTCATCGATACTCAGACCGCCCAGGGTAAAATGCAGGCGTGGGTCATGGGGTCGATGCCCGCCATCGTCGTCACGGTGTTCTACCTGATGGACCCGGAGCTCATCGGTCCGCTCTTCAACACCCTGACCGGCTATCTTATTTTGTCGGTCGCCATCGTTCTCAATATCATCGGTGTGATTCTAATTCTTAAAATCGTCAACATTCGCGTCTAA
- a CDS encoding type II secretion system F family protein yields MDLLLSLNPTILIVSAAALMFLSFALLTYGFVPDEVQEDEIYGYRLTKRARLLQEETLYALALPMIKVFAHYFRMVPETDNFIERIRKNLRTELPRSGYMGAFTPNEFLGTCCTVGLGAFTFVLVFSTLFAESANIPIAIIFGIASLYFPFLSLSGAIANRLIEIDRRLPYTIDLMVLSMRAGLDFMTALDRVVTRGQQQNPDDPMIQEFGVVLQEMRVGTSKSDALLNLCERVDSDYLNSMVGAIIQSEKRGTPLATVLEIQIDTIRNKRTQKIEKAASEAAVKVLFPLMFIFAAVVVVVMGAMILKVKGSS; encoded by the coding sequence GTGGACTTATTGTTAAGCCTGAACCCAACCATACTCATCGTCAGCGCGGCGGCGCTGATGTTCCTATCTTTCGCGCTTCTGACCTACGGCTTTGTGCCCGACGAGGTCCAAGAAGATGAGATTTACGGTTATCGGCTCACCAAGCGCGCCCGTTTGCTCCAGGAGGAGACGCTCTACGCCCTGGCGTTGCCGATGATTAAGGTGTTCGCGCATTATTTCCGGATGGTGCCCGAGACCGATAACTTCATCGAGCGGATTCGCAAGAACCTGCGCACCGAGCTGCCGCGCTCGGGCTATATGGGCGCGTTTACCCCGAACGAGTTCCTGGGCACCTGCTGCACCGTGGGCCTGGGGGCTTTCACCTTCGTGCTGGTTTTCTCGACCCTCTTTGCCGAGTCCGCGAATATTCCGATCGCCATCATCTTCGGCATCGCCTCGCTCTATTTTCCGTTTCTTAGCCTCAGCGGCGCGATCGCCAACCGGCTCATCGAGATCGACCGACGACTGCCCTATACCATCGACCTGATGGTCCTCTCGATGCGCGCAGGCCTCGACTTCATGACCGCGTTGGACCGCGTCGTGACCCGCGGCCAGCAGCAGAACCCGGATGACCCGATGATCCAAGAGTTCGGCGTGGTTCTCCAGGAGATGCGCGTCGGTACGTCGAAATCCGACGCCCTGCTCAACCTGTGTGAGCGGGTCGACTCCGACTATCTCAACTCCATGGTCGGCGCGATCATTCAGTCCGAGAAGCGTGGTACCCCGCTGGCCACGGTCCTCGAAATCCAGATCGACACCATTCGAAATAAGCGTACGCAGAAGATCGAGAAAGCGGCCAGTGAGGCTGCGGTTAAGGTCCTATTTCCGTTGATGTTCATTTTCGCGGCGGTTGTCGTCGTGGTCATGGGCGCCATGATCTTGAAAGTCAAAGGATCTTCCTAA